One part of the Glycine max cultivar Williams 82 chromosome 14, Glycine_max_v4.0, whole genome shotgun sequence genome encodes these proteins:
- the LOC100805642 gene encoding pathogenesis-related thaumatin-like protein 3.5, with the protein MPIVMTSWKFPSFLAILFTLLSYSFSSIFTITNNCPHTIWPGTLSGAGSPPLPTTGFRLDSGQMIKLTSVPGWSGRIWARTGCTFDATGIGKCQTGDCGGKLECDGNGAAPPTSLFEITLGKGNDQDYYDVSMVDGYNLPLLAQPRGVYGTGVCNATGCVTDINRGCPKELQVVGGDGYQGGVVGCKSACEAFGSDQYCCSGEFANPTTCQPSYYSTLFKQACPKAYSYAFDDATSTFICKAFEYDIVFCPNGNKVKKPNGAFPPPPPSIEWPDQKVQQQVHSSSDILLPCPVTFFLFVATVSVLAAKTQTLI; encoded by the exons ATGCCTATAGTGATGACATCCTGGAAGTTCCCAAGCTTTCTAGCTATTTTGTTTACTTTGTTATCTTATTCTTTCTCTTCAATATTCACCATAACCAACAACTGCCCCCATACTATATGGCCCGGCACGCTCTCCGGCGCCGGCTCACCGCCACTTCCAACGACCGGGTTCCGGCTTGACTCGGGCCAAATGATCAAACTCACAAGTGTTCCAGGGTGGTCAGGAAGGATATGGGCTAGGACTGGCTGCACATTTGATGCAACAGGAATTGGTAAGTGCCAAACAGGTGATTGTGGTGGAAAGCTGGAATGTGATGGAAATGGTGCAGCTCCTCCCACCTCATTGTTTGAGATAACACTTGGTAAAGGCAATGATCAAGACTACTATGATGTCAGCATGGTTGATGGCTACAATCTGCCACTGCTTGCTCAACCAAGAGGTGTATATGGAACTGGTGTCTGTAATGCCACAGGTTGTGTCACTGACATCAATAGAG GTTGTCCAAAAGAACTTCAAGTAGTTGGTGGAGATGGATACCAAGGTGGTGTAGTTGGGTGTAAGAGTGCTTGTGAGGCATTTGGATCGGATCAGTACTGTTGCAGTGGAGAATTTGCCAATCCAACGACATGCCAGCCTTCCTATTATTCCACCCTTTTCAAGCAGGCTTGTCCAAAAGCCTATAGCTATGCATTTGATGATGCCACCAGCACTTTCATTTGCAAAGCTTTTGAATATGACATTGTTTTTTGTCCCAACGGCAATAA GGTTAAAAAACCAAATGGTGCatttcctccaccaccaccatcaattGAATGGCCTGATCAGAAGGTTCAGCAGCAGGTCCATTCTTCTTCAGATATTCTCTTACCCTGTCCAGTGACATTCTTTCTCTTTGTTGCCACTGTCTCTGTGCTTGCAGCAAAGACTCAGACACTGATATGA
- the LOC100776767 gene encoding uncharacterized protein — MEVYGNSMVAAPSNVIYLSSILGQDSPITGHRCNWKCENEHVCGNMYRCKITGLTHICDKNCNQRILYDNHSSLCLASGQIFPLTPEEEQAVRGVRRKLDTENSPSDSCGFKRRRDAQFHPSPFERSFSAVSPICSQVGDGMDMK; from the coding sequence ATGGAGGTATATGGCAATTCTATGGTTGCAGCTCCTTCAAATGTTATTTATCTGTCAAGTATTTTGGGCCAAGACAGCCCAATTACTGGTCACAGATGCAACTGGAAATGTGAAAATGAACATGTTTGTGGAAACATGTATCGCTGCAAGATAACAGGGCTGACTCACATCTGTGATAAAAACTGTAACCAGAGAATTCTGTATGATAACCATAGTTCACTTTGCCTAGCAAGTGGTCAAATTTTCCCCCTTACACCAGAAGAGGAACAAGCAGTGAGAGGTGTTCGCAGGAAGCTTGACACAGAGAATTCGCCCTCCGATAGCTGTGGTTTTAAGCGTAGACGAGATGCTCAATTTCATCCTTCTCCCTTCGAGAGATCTTTCTCTGCTGTCAGTCCTATCTGCAGCCAAGTTGGAGATGGCATGGATATGAAATAG
- the LOC100527772 gene encoding Probable ribonuclease P/MRP protein subunit POP5-like, with translation MVGFRNRYMVMEVFLNPNRDKVGDASVIITQFNVSKAVRDSILVNFGECGLASSLGSFQVKYVNPITNVCIIRASREEYQKVWAAITMVTNIGNCPVMFNLLDLSGSIRACKNAALKCEESKFEQYKLMLGDRFSADHTHRMNTYLDRIKVLEH, from the exons ATGGTGGGGTTCAGAAACAGATACATGGTGATGGAGGTTTTTCTGAACCCTAATAGAGACAAAGTTGGGGATGCGTCTGTTATAATTACACAGTTTAATGTGTCAAAAGCTGTAAGAGACAGCATATTGGTGAATTTTGGGGAGTGTGGTTTGGCTTCATCATTGGGATCGTTCCAGG TTAAGTACGTGAATCCAATCACTAATGTGTGTATAATTAGGGCATCAAGGGAGGAGTATCAGAAAGTATGGGCTGCCATTACAATGGTCACAAATATTGGAAACTGCCCGGTCATGTTTAACTTGCTGGATTTATCtg GAAGTATAAGGGCTTGTAAAAATGCTGCCTTGAAGTGTGAGGAGTCAAAATTTGAGCAGTACAAACTCATGCTTGGTGATCGATTCTCTGCCGATCATACTCATCGCATGAATACCTATCTCGACCGGATCAAAGTTTTGGAGCACTGA